A genomic region of Roseateles amylovorans contains the following coding sequences:
- the epsE gene encoding polysaccharide export protein EpsE produces MKSSRRFPILAAMLMAACLSLNAWAQTPAPATRSAAPAATTAAPTAPAPVGGTSGATAEYRLGSGDAIRISVFQNPDLLLETRVSENGTITFPLLGTVRVGGLAVSEAEGRIAEGLRKGNFVKQPQVTIVVLKVTGNQASVLGQVNRPGRYPLEVADTRLTDLLSTAGGVTEFGGEQLVLTGTRDGKPYRLEVDLPTLFAEGGRAQDVIVQNGDVLWIERYPRFYIYGEVQRPGQMRLERGMTLMQGLAAGGGLTLRGTDRGIRINRKGADGQVQEVKPAMNEVLRDGDVIFVRESLF; encoded by the coding sequence ATGAAGAGTTCGCGTCGCTTTCCGATCCTGGCCGCCATGCTCATGGCGGCCTGCCTGTCCCTGAACGCCTGGGCGCAGACGCCCGCGCCGGCCACCAGGTCGGCCGCACCGGCAGCGACCACCGCAGCGCCGACCGCGCCTGCGCCCGTGGGCGGCACCAGTGGCGCCACGGCGGAGTACCGCCTGGGGTCGGGCGACGCGATCCGCATCAGCGTCTTCCAGAATCCGGACCTGCTGCTGGAGACCCGGGTCTCTGAGAACGGCACCATCACCTTCCCGCTGCTGGGCACGGTCCGTGTCGGCGGCCTGGCGGTCAGCGAAGCGGAAGGCCGCATCGCCGAGGGCCTGCGCAAGGGCAACTTCGTCAAGCAGCCGCAGGTCACCATCGTGGTGCTGAAGGTCACCGGCAACCAGGCCAGCGTGCTGGGCCAGGTGAACCGTCCCGGCCGTTATCCGCTGGAAGTGGCGGACACCCGCCTGACCGATCTGCTGTCCACCGCCGGCGGCGTGACCGAATTCGGCGGCGAGCAACTGGTGCTGACCGGTACCCGCGACGGCAAACCTTACCGGCTGGAAGTCGACCTGCCGACGCTGTTCGCCGAGGGCGGCCGCGCACAGGATGTGATCGTGCAGAACGGCGACGTGCTGTGGATCGAGCGCTATCCCCGCTTCTACATCTACGGCGAAGTGCAGCGTCCCGGCCAGATGCGCCTGGAGCGTGGCATGACCCTGATGCAGGGCCTGGCCGCCGGCGGTGGTCTGACCCTGCGCGGCACCGACCGCGGCATCCGCATCAACCGCAAGGGCGCCGACGGCCAGGTGCAGGAGGTCAAGCCAGCGATGAATGAAGTGCTGCGCGACGGCGACGTGATCTTCGTGCGCGAGAGCCTGTTCTGA
- the epsF gene encoding chain length determinant protein EpsF, producing the protein MVTPSKLISILRARWSLVVLVVVLTTLTALGVSLMLPKKYVATASVVIDAKPDPISALIYPGLSSPAFMNTQVDVIASDRVALRVVRDLRLTEVPEFREQWQKQTGGEGTIEQWLVDFLQGSMDVKPSKESNVLTVAYRSQSPQFAASMANAFVRAYVATTLDLRVEPARQYAGYFDQQAKAALEKLEAAKGKLSAFERVHGIVASDERLDVENNRLVELSSQLVALQGLSSESTSRQGQAARGADQLPDVLANPVVMQIKADLSRAESKLQELSTRYGDNHPQVIEAKASVADQRTKLATEMRRVTGSVTVTNNINRQRESDVRAQLEIQREKVAKLKAARDDASSLMREAESAQRAYESITARLTQTNLESQSTQSNVNVLTEATAPLRPASPKIALNTALAFVVGLILAVGIALLLEMRDRKIRDADDVMAVVQLPMLGVLPAPNQRHSKTLPSAERRLLGRSATKGVA; encoded by the coding sequence ATGGTGACGCCCAGCAAGCTGATATCGATTCTTCGCGCCCGCTGGTCGCTGGTGGTCCTGGTGGTGGTGCTCACCACCCTCACGGCCCTTGGCGTGAGCCTGATGCTGCCAAAGAAATATGTTGCCACCGCCTCGGTGGTAATCGATGCCAAGCCCGATCCGATCTCGGCCCTGATCTATCCGGGTCTGTCGTCGCCGGCCTTCATGAACACCCAGGTGGATGTGATCGCCAGCGATCGCGTCGCCCTGCGCGTGGTGCGCGACCTGCGTCTGACCGAGGTGCCGGAGTTCCGGGAACAGTGGCAGAAGCAGACCGGCGGAGAAGGCACCATCGAGCAATGGCTGGTGGACTTCCTGCAAGGCAGCATGGACGTGAAGCCGTCCAAGGAAAGCAATGTGCTGACGGTGGCCTATCGGTCGCAGTCGCCGCAGTTCGCGGCCTCGATGGCCAACGCCTTCGTGCGGGCCTATGTGGCCACCACGCTGGACCTGCGGGTCGAGCCAGCGCGTCAGTACGCCGGCTATTTCGACCAGCAGGCCAAGGCGGCGCTGGAGAAGCTGGAAGCGGCCAAGGGCAAGCTGTCCGCGTTCGAGCGGGTGCACGGCATCGTCGCCAGCGACGAGCGTCTGGACGTCGAAAACAACCGCCTGGTGGAACTCTCGTCGCAGCTCGTGGCGCTGCAGGGCCTGTCGTCCGAATCCACCAGCCGCCAGGGCCAGGCCGCCCGCGGCGCCGATCAACTGCCCGATGTGCTGGCCAATCCGGTGGTGATGCAGATCAAGGCCGACCTCAGCCGCGCGGAGTCCAAGCTGCAGGAACTGAGCACCCGTTACGGCGACAACCATCCGCAGGTGATCGAGGCCAAGGCGTCGGTCGCGGATCAGCGCACCAAGCTGGCGACCGAAATGCGTCGGGTGACCGGCAGCGTGACGGTGACCAACAACATCAACCGCCAGCGCGAATCGGATGTCCGTGCGCAGTTGGAGATCCAGCGAGAGAAGGTGGCCAAGCTCAAGGCGGCCCGCGACGATGCCAGCAGCCTGATGCGCGAAGCGGAAAGCGCCCAGCGCGCCTACGAAAGCATCACGGCGCGGCTGACGCAGACCAACCTCGAGAGCCAGTCCACGCAGAGCAATGTGAATGTGCTGACTGAGGCCACCGCGCCGCTCAGGCCGGCGTCGCCAAAGATTGCGCTCAACACTGCACTGGCCTTCGTGGTCGGCCTGATCCTGGCGGTCGGCATTGCGCTGCTGCTTGAAATGCGTGACCGCAAGATCCGCGATGCCGATGACGTGATGGCCGTGGTCCAACTGCCGATGCTGGGCGTGCTGCCCGCGCCGAACCAACGCCATTCCAAGACGCTGCCTTCTGCAGAGCGTCGTCTGCTCGGCCGCAGTGCCACCAAGGGAGTTGCCTGA
- a CDS encoding polysaccharide biosynthesis tyrosine autokinase, whose amino-acid sequence MSDLKEPLNYAPRKSVDAETKASGGLYDRSIGAIIAETRNLTADQVERVLQYQRERGIRFGEAAIALGYANAEDVLEALSKQFHYPYAPTERKSRSPELVALNQPFSSQAEVFRGIRSQIMMRLYREGEPRRALAVISPDTLDGKSYFSANLAVTLAQLGGRTLLVDADLRRPRQHEIFDVKNQSGLSSILSGRSEPRVIQQVEGMNSLFVLPVGAIPPNPGELLERPAFGMLMRELAGKFDHVIVDTSAGLYGADSAIVAARCGAALVLARQNQSRVTALQELTASLDDVSTTLVGTVMNQY is encoded by the coding sequence ATGTCCGACTTGAAGGAACCTCTCAACTACGCGCCGAGAAAATCCGTGGATGCAGAGACCAAGGCCAGCGGCGGTCTGTATGACCGTTCGATCGGCGCCATCATTGCCGAGACCCGCAACCTCACTGCCGACCAGGTCGAGCGGGTGCTGCAGTACCAGCGTGAGCGCGGCATCCGCTTCGGCGAGGCCGCCATCGCCCTCGGTTATGCGAATGCCGAGGATGTGCTGGAAGCCCTGTCCAAGCAGTTCCACTATCCGTATGCGCCCACCGAGCGGAAGAGCCGCAGCCCCGAGCTGGTGGCGCTGAACCAGCCGTTCTCCTCGCAGGCCGAAGTCTTCCGCGGCATCCGCAGCCAGATCATGATGCGGCTGTACCGCGAAGGCGAGCCGCGCCGTGCACTGGCCGTCATCAGCCCGGACACGCTGGACGGGAAGAGTTACTTCTCGGCCAATCTGGCGGTCACGCTGGCGCAACTGGGCGGGCGCACGCTGTTGGTGGATGCGGACCTGCGTCGTCCGCGCCAGCATGAGATCTTCGATGTGAAGAACCAGTCCGGGCTGTCGTCGATCCTGTCGGGTCGCAGCGAGCCGCGGGTCATTCAGCAGGTCGAGGGCATGAACAGCCTGTTCGTGCTGCCGGTCGGGGCGATTCCGCCCAACCCGGGTGAACTGCTGGAGCGTCCGGCCTTCGGCATGCTGATGCGCGAGCTGGCGGGCAAGTTCGATCATGTGATCGTGGACACCTCGGCCGGTCTGTACGGTGCGGATTCGGCCATCGTGGCGGCACGCTGCGGCGCGGCGCTGGTGCTGGCACGGCAGAACCAGTCCCGCGTGACCGCGTTGCAGGAACTCACCGCCAGCCTGGACGACGTCAGCACGACCTTGGTCGGCACGGTGATGAACCAATATTGA
- the xrtB gene encoding exosortase B produces the protein MSRNVFLGAPGRQGPGFPAFWAANRFALAMLVLGLAVLYVPTIIDFLHGPWRGDRNSHGPIVLALSAWYFYFQTRRMAGQGEHFEPRPAPLVGWALMLLGLVLYVLGRSQSIALFELGSLLPVLLGLALLLLGPAIAKRYWFAFFLLLFAVPLPASVVDVITQPMKLAASWGAEHLMYALGYPVARSGVILQIGSYQLLVADACAGLNSLFTLEALGLLYMNVVRHESVFRNITLAVLIVPISFSSNVIRILILALLTYHFGDDVGQGFMHEFSGMALFLTALMLIVLTDSLLRGLSIRWLRWRGKEVA, from the coding sequence ATGTCGCGCAATGTCTTCCTCGGCGCACCGGGGCGCCAGGGACCGGGATTTCCGGCGTTCTGGGCTGCCAACCGGTTCGCGCTGGCGATGCTCGTCCTCGGCCTGGCGGTGCTGTATGTGCCGACCATCATCGACTTCCTGCACGGACCCTGGCGGGGCGACCGCAATTCCCACGGGCCGATCGTGCTGGCCCTGTCCGCCTGGTATTTCTACTTCCAGACCCGCCGCATGGCCGGGCAGGGCGAGCACTTCGAGCCGCGCCCCGCGCCGCTGGTCGGCTGGGCGCTGATGCTGCTGGGCCTGGTGCTGTATGTGCTGGGCCGTTCGCAATCGATCGCGCTGTTCGAGCTCGGCTCGCTGCTGCCGGTGCTGCTGGGCCTGGCCTTGCTGCTGCTCGGACCGGCCATTGCCAAGCGCTACTGGTTTGCCTTCTTCCTGCTGCTGTTCGCCGTGCCGCTGCCGGCCTCGGTGGTGGATGTGATCACCCAGCCGATGAAGCTGGCCGCCTCCTGGGGCGCGGAGCATCTGATGTATGCGCTGGGCTATCCGGTGGCGCGCTCCGGCGTGATCCTGCAGATCGGCTCCTACCAACTGCTGGTGGCGGACGCCTGTGCGGGCCTGAACTCGCTGTTCACCCTGGAAGCGCTGGGCCTGCTCTACATGAATGTGGTGCGCCATGAATCGGTGTTCCGCAACATCACCCTGGCCGTGCTGATCGTGCCGATCTCGTTTTCGTCGAATGTGATCCGCATCCTGATCCTGGCGTTGTTGACCTATCACTTCGGTGACGACGTCGGCCAGGGCTTCATGCACGAGTTCTCCGGCATGGCGCTGTTCCTGACGGCGCTGATGTTGATCGTGCTCACCGACAGTCTCCTGCGGGGGCTGTCCATTCGCTGGCTGCGCTGGCGCGGCAAGGAGGTCGCATGA
- a CDS encoding exosortase C-terminal domain/associated protein EpsI produces the protein MNPTSPNPSTGPSEGRSAPASAPRLPRLSRSVAVTGVVLMAAAAACAWIATPRVQAVTGAPSLEATVPKAFGDWRVIADSTTQVDVSQGVETAQEQPYDQTVMRTYANSQGDQVMVALAWGERQRQDVKVHRPEVCYPAQGFAIRRLEDGRPIATSARAQAVPTTQLLTEARGGGYEAVRYWIRIGTQYGGDGLAARWYILNEGLAGRIPDGVLVRASQHLATPEAQGPSQALMEGFLAELVAASPAAARAMLVR, from the coding sequence ATGAATCCGACATCCCCGAACCCGTCGACGGGTCCTTCCGAAGGTCGTTCCGCGCCTGCGAGCGCTCCTCGACTCCCGCGCCTGTCACGAAGCGTGGCGGTGACCGGTGTGGTGCTGATGGCTGCGGCCGCGGCCTGCGCCTGGATTGCGACGCCTCGCGTCCAGGCGGTGACCGGCGCGCCGAGCCTCGAGGCCACTGTGCCGAAGGCTTTCGGTGACTGGCGCGTGATCGCGGACTCGACCACCCAGGTCGATGTGTCGCAGGGCGTGGAGACGGCGCAGGAGCAGCCTTACGACCAGACGGTGATGCGCACCTATGCCAACAGCCAGGGCGATCAGGTCATGGTGGCGCTGGCCTGGGGCGAGCGTCAGCGCCAGGATGTGAAGGTGCACCGGCCGGAGGTCTGCTATCCGGCCCAGGGCTTTGCGATCCGCCGGCTGGAGGATGGCCGCCCGATCGCCACTTCGGCCCGCGCCCAAGCGGTGCCGACCACGCAGTTGCTGACCGAAGCCCGCGGGGGCGGTTATGAGGCGGTGCGGTACTGGATCCGCATCGGCACGCAGTACGGCGGCGATGGTCTGGCCGCGCGCTGGTACATCCTCAACGAAGGGCTGGCGGGCCGCATTCCCGATGGCGTGCTGGTGCGCGCGTCGCAGCATCTGGCCACGCCGGAAGCCCAAGGGCCGTCGCAGGCGCTGATGGAGGGCTTCCTGGCGGAACTGGTCGCGGCCTCACCCGCGGCGGCGCGGGCGATGTTGGTGCGCTGA
- a CDS encoding O-antigen ligase family protein — protein MRGFDWMARGWRSWRDGMDGASIWAVLGLSVGAVFIGLVTVMVGGASAGRPALLAVLPVLLLTAFLFIYSRESFLLVVMLVRAGANPIFEETRLAAVGGLGGLLNALVVLIAAMIISRDPKRIPKAAWWVWLPFCVMQLIGLGYSPEPVQAVRLYLGQLSVVALFLVSFYLITNEADLNKMLRLVTWSSVPVAVVTLIYIALGKTAGIVDGLEDAGARYGGPFPHANILAFYLVLALGVIFYRWKSGQIGQGFARTTVVVAYMLLLVGLLYTTKTRSAWISVLFIFVVYGIVRERRYLVYLAIGGIAAMAALPELRERVMGLSEGNQVVQYAKLNSFAWRKLLWADALHWMSTSRYITGYGAESFMFHSPTFFSMAGGRNWGAHSAVVQVFFELGVFGALAYGWIYLSTVRMLKRLWRPYGLLGLISTVLLIGNFLVSLSDNMLSYLIYNWYFWFCMGAVCALAMRQPKAASESVRRYDAWAVTQPLTRVPTSVAAGVSTRPVWRR, from the coding sequence GTGCGGGGTTTTGACTGGATGGCGCGCGGTTGGCGCAGTTGGCGCGACGGCATGGATGGTGCGTCCATCTGGGCCGTGCTGGGTTTGAGTGTGGGGGCAGTGTTCATCGGTCTGGTGACGGTCATGGTTGGCGGCGCATCGGCGGGCCGTCCCGCCTTGCTGGCGGTGTTGCCGGTGCTGTTGCTCACCGCGTTTTTGTTCATCTACAGCCGAGAGTCCTTCCTGCTGGTCGTGATGTTGGTGCGTGCCGGAGCTAACCCGATCTTTGAGGAAACGCGGCTGGCGGCGGTCGGGGGGCTCGGAGGTCTGCTCAACGCGCTGGTCGTCCTGATCGCAGCGATGATCATTTCGCGCGATCCCAAGCGAATTCCGAAGGCGGCCTGGTGGGTATGGCTGCCGTTTTGCGTGATGCAGCTGATTGGGCTCGGCTATTCGCCGGAGCCTGTCCAGGCGGTGCGGCTGTACCTCGGCCAACTCTCGGTGGTGGCCCTTTTCCTGGTCAGCTTCTACCTGATCACCAATGAAGCAGATCTCAACAAGATGCTCAGGTTGGTCACCTGGTCCTCGGTGCCTGTCGCAGTTGTCACGCTCATTTACATCGCGCTAGGCAAGACTGCCGGTATCGTGGATGGGCTGGAGGATGCCGGTGCTCGCTACGGCGGCCCGTTTCCGCACGCCAACATTCTGGCCTTCTACCTTGTGCTTGCGCTTGGGGTGATCTTTTACCGCTGGAAGAGCGGGCAGATCGGCCAGGGCTTCGCCCGCACGACGGTCGTTGTGGCATATATGTTGTTGTTGGTCGGGCTGCTCTACACAACGAAAACACGGAGTGCCTGGATTTCGGTGCTGTTCATCTTCGTGGTGTACGGCATCGTGAGGGAGCGCCGCTATCTGGTCTACCTGGCGATCGGCGGGATCGCGGCGATGGCGGCTCTGCCCGAGTTGCGTGAGCGTGTCATGGGCCTGTCTGAGGGCAACCAGGTCGTCCAGTACGCGAAGCTGAATTCGTTCGCGTGGCGCAAGCTGCTCTGGGCCGATGCGCTGCATTGGATGTCGACATCGCGCTATATCACCGGATATGGCGCAGAGAGCTTCATGTTTCACTCGCCGACCTTCTTCTCGATGGCGGGTGGCCGCAATTGGGGCGCGCACAGCGCGGTGGTGCAGGTGTTCTTTGAGCTGGGTGTCTTCGGGGCATTGGCCTATGGATGGATCTATTTGTCCACGGTCCGGATGCTGAAGCGTTTGTGGCGTCCCTACGGCTTGCTCGGGTTGATCAGTACGGTGCTGCTGATCGGCAATTTCCTGGTTTCGTTGTCGGACAACATGTTGTCCTACCTCATCTACAACTGGTACTTCTGGTTCTGCATGGGCGCTGTCTGTGCCCTGGCGATGCGGCAGCCCAAGGCCGCTTCTGAATCGGTCCGGAGATACGACGCATGGGCGGTCACGCAACCCTTGACGAGAGTCCCGACTTCGGTAGCAGCCGGGGTCTCGACGCGTCCGGTGTGGCGCCGATGA
- a CDS encoding acyltransferase family protein: MTAALASHATERSPVLDGVRAMSILAVLWTHLFPFRLLGVPLNESLGMLGMALFFILSGYLITIQLLKRPTVRSFVARRLLRVVPAAWLCLMVVWIWQPVELETALANLFFYANLPPQRLVAPVDHFWSLCLEVQFYMLSAVLLWLRPRAVWWLLPALLALMSVLRVAHQVTASSITWFRADDLLAGACLALLIHSRHWATMRERLSRPGVIPLTLGLLVASCVLIHEWVNPLSYLRPYLAAAFVGALLSQPQHLLSRHLGGRRLAYIASISYALYVWHLPLAATWLGSGDLWIKYLKRPLLLLVVFGIAHVSTFYVEQRFNELAKRVGAGRGQRLKEV; encoded by the coding sequence ATGACAGCGGCGCTCGCGAGCCACGCCACCGAGCGGTCGCCGGTCCTGGATGGCGTGCGGGCCATGAGCATCCTGGCGGTGCTCTGGACGCACCTGTTTCCCTTTCGGCTGCTGGGCGTGCCCCTGAACGAATCCTTGGGCATGCTGGGCATGGCCCTGTTCTTCATCCTGTCGGGCTATCTCATCACCATCCAGTTGCTGAAGCGGCCGACCGTGCGCTCCTTCGTGGCCCGGCGGCTTCTGCGGGTGGTGCCGGCGGCTTGGTTGTGCCTGATGGTGGTGTGGATCTGGCAGCCGGTCGAATTGGAGACGGCGCTGGCCAACCTTTTCTTCTATGCCAACCTGCCTCCGCAGCGTCTGGTGGCCCCGGTCGACCACTTCTGGAGCCTGTGCCTTGAAGTGCAGTTCTACATGCTGTCGGCCGTGCTGCTGTGGCTTCGGCCGCGGGCGGTGTGGTGGCTGCTTCCTGCCTTGCTCGCCTTGATGTCCGTCCTGCGCGTGGCCCACCAGGTGACGGCATCCAGCATCACCTGGTTCCGTGCCGACGACCTGCTGGCTGGGGCCTGCCTGGCGCTGTTGATCCATTCCCGACACTGGGCCACGATGCGGGAGCGGCTCTCCCGCCCCGGCGTGATCCCTTTGACGCTCGGATTGCTGGTTGCCAGCTGCGTCCTGATTCATGAGTGGGTGAATCCGCTGTCGTATCTGCGACCGTATCTCGCGGCCGCATTCGTCGGTGCCCTGTTGTCCCAGCCGCAGCATCTCCTGTCGCGGCATCTGGGCGGCAGGCGGCTCGCCTACATCGCGTCGATTTCCTATGCACTTTACGTGTGGCACCTGCCCCTGGCGGCCACCTGGCTGGGAAGTGGCGACCTCTGGATCAAGTATCTCAAGCGCCCACTTCTGCTGCTGGTGGTCTTCGGCATCGCGCATGTCTCTACGTTCTACGTGGAGCAGCGCTTCAACGAGCTGGCCAAGCGTGTCGGGGCAGGGCGCGGCCAGCGGCTGAAGGAGGTTTGA
- a CDS encoding Atrophin-1 multi-domain protein has protein sequence MKLSSLPRPRPCAGGRRGRPLLCALALAASTLLIAMPAQSQTAPPVWGSFETPFAAHSPWNMRPVTPVLGTATVPTSQYYPTLAEGTWSTGVFRALTTDPAVTVYPLTGASGVWDPDMESNRASVTIPRWPAGVTPSTGSDGHADIIDADMGIVHSFFRLKLDNGVWRAAQYAWAPLLGRGFGEPGHYYQGARAVGVPAIGGVIRRHEVDDGLPYYRHALAMSLTYNGLSGTPSYIFPATSADATAATQNTGAIPQGALLMLPADYDTSTIQNLKLRKVAETLKRYGGYAVDRNTGTPFVIYVENGSNFKLMGATWDNETASQLERMRAALRQVVSVSGWLDGNGQPLIPEQRLNLLSMRGQWYLQRSSPLGIYETWKQAVVFPATATDVVQVNYSARTISNVIWAAPVAGQPYRLTSRSTGGGRLKLALFDNAGVKLYESPELANEEVADFNWPAGQARVAVYAYSGSTGVQSTVGGTLISNQPLTEMSGKILMK, from the coding sequence ATGAAGCTGTCATCACTTCCCCGCCCTCGCCCTTGCGCAGGAGGCCGGCGAGGTCGCCCGCTGCTGTGCGCCCTTGCACTGGCGGCGTCGACCCTGCTGATCGCCATGCCGGCGCAGTCCCAGACGGCCCCGCCCGTGTGGGGCTCTTTCGAGACGCCGTTCGCGGCGCACTCGCCTTGGAACATGCGGCCGGTCACTCCGGTGCTGGGTACGGCGACGGTGCCGACGTCCCAGTACTACCCGACGCTCGCGGAGGGCACATGGTCAACCGGCGTGTTCCGTGCGCTCACGACGGATCCAGCAGTGACCGTCTACCCGCTCACCGGCGCGTCCGGCGTGTGGGACCCCGACATGGAGTCCAACCGGGCTTCGGTGACCATTCCAAGGTGGCCGGCCGGTGTGACGCCGTCCACCGGTTCGGACGGTCATGCCGACATCATTGATGCGGACATGGGCATCGTCCATTCGTTCTTCCGCCTCAAGCTGGACAACGGCGTGTGGCGTGCCGCGCAATATGCGTGGGCGCCGCTGCTGGGTCGAGGCTTTGGCGAGCCGGGTCATTACTACCAGGGAGCGCGTGCGGTCGGTGTGCCCGCGATTGGTGGCGTCATCAGGCGCCATGAGGTCGATGACGGTTTGCCGTATTACCGCCACGCACTCGCCATGTCCCTCACCTACAACGGATTGAGCGGTACGCCGAGCTACATCTTTCCGGCCACCTCGGCCGATGCCACCGCTGCGACGCAGAACACCGGTGCCATCCCGCAGGGCGCCCTGTTGATGTTGCCGGCGGATTACGACACGTCAACCATCCAGAACCTGAAGCTGCGCAAGGTCGCAGAGACGCTCAAGCGTTATGGCGGCTATGCAGTGGACCGCAATACGGGCACGCCATTCGTGATCTACGTCGAGAACGGCAGCAACTTCAAGCTGATGGGCGCCACCTGGGACAACGAGACGGCCAGCCAACTGGAACGCATGCGCGCTGCCTTGAGGCAGGTGGTGAGCGTGTCTGGCTGGTTGGACGGCAATGGGCAACCATTGATCCCCGAGCAGCGGCTGAATCTGTTGTCGATGCGCGGGCAATGGTATTTGCAACGCAGCTCGCCTTTGGGGATCTATGAGACGTGGAAGCAGGCGGTCGTGTTTCCGGCCACTGCCACCGATGTCGTGCAGGTGAATTACAGCGCTCGCACCATCAGCAATGTGATCTGGGCAGCGCCGGTCGCCGGCCAACCTTATCGCCTTACCTCCCGAAGTACCGGCGGGGGCCGGCTGAAGCTGGCCTTGTTTGATAACGCTGGGGTGAAGCTGTATGAAAGCCCCGAACTGGCCAACGAAGAGGTGGCCGATTTCAACTGGCCCGCTGGCCAGGCGCGCGTGGCGGTCTACGCCTACAGCGGGTCGACGGGCGTCCAGTCGACCGTCGGCGGCACCCTGATCAGCAACCAGCCTCTGACGGAGATGTCCGGAAAGATCTTGATGAAATGA
- a CDS encoding serine acetyltransferase yields MSDKDWLADLDRCGGGRAWRREQSLWALWVYRFGRRVDAMPEGMGRRLRTKVYWLMFRWAETLTGISLPKDCRVGPGLRIWHFGGVFINPATVIGAGCTLRQGVTLGNRVEDGPCPVLEDGVELGAYAQVLGGVRLGRGCKVGAMAVVLQDVPPGATAVGNPARILHAQPLPADVPADVPATARSASALAAAKNSTVETVPQSPV; encoded by the coding sequence ATGAGTGACAAGGACTGGCTCGCCGATCTAGACCGCTGCGGTGGCGGTCGCGCCTGGCGCCGGGAGCAATCCCTGTGGGCGCTCTGGGTCTATCGCTTCGGCCGTCGTGTCGATGCGATGCCTGAGGGCATGGGTCGGCGCTTGCGGACCAAGGTGTACTGGCTGATGTTCCGTTGGGCGGAAACGCTCACGGGCATCAGCCTGCCCAAGGACTGCCGGGTTGGGCCGGGCCTTCGCATCTGGCACTTCGGCGGCGTGTTCATCAATCCCGCGACCGTGATCGGTGCCGGCTGCACGCTGCGCCAAGGCGTGACCTTGGGCAATCGGGTGGAGGACGGCCCCTGCCCCGTGCTCGAAGATGGCGTGGAGTTGGGTGCGTATGCGCAGGTGCTTGGCGGCGTTCGTCTGGGACGCGGTTGCAAGGTCGGTGCGATGGCGGTGGTCTTGCAGGACGTTCCTCCTGGCGCGACGGCGGTGGGCAATCCGGCACGCATCCTGCATGCACAGCCTTTGCCCGCTGATGTGCCCGCCGATGTGCCCGCCACTGCGCGATCTGCGTCGGCACTGGCTGCAGCGAAGAACAGCACGGTTGAGACGGTGCCGCAAAGCCCGGTCTGA